In Daucus carota subsp. sativus chromosome 4, DH1 v3.0, whole genome shotgun sequence, one DNA window encodes the following:
- the LOC108215555 gene encoding benzoate carboxyl methyltransferase-like translates to MDLVNVLHMNAGNRKCSYANSSSLQKYVILKSAKVLEDTIEDYGTNGFSECFKLADLGCSSGPNTFLFVANTLANVHKACAKKNLKAPDEFQVFLNDLPNNDFNMVFKMTPAFYSKLENDEALARTLKCFVCGVPGSFYTRLFPSKSLHFVHSSYGVHWLSQVPENLLDNNKGNVYIAKASPPGVYEAYFNQYKRDLTTFLRMRSEEIIPDGRMVLTLLGRRASDPASKDCCYLYELLAMSLHDLVAEGSLHEEDISSFNLPFYTPSPDELKTIIESENSFCLDKLETFEVKWDMRDEDEIIKSEDSSGKFIVKTVRAVMEPLIASHFGNSFMDQIFERFANHVTEHLSRGEKGSYFNILVSLRRK, encoded by the exons ATGGACTTGGTGAATGTTCTGCACATGAATGCAGGTAATCGCAAATGCAGCTATGCCAACAGCTCCTCCCTGCAG AAATATGTGATATTGAAGTCTGCTAAAGTGTTGGAAGACACCATCGAAGATTATGGTACAAACGGATTCTCCGAATGCTTCAAGCTAGCTGACTTGGGCTGCTCTTCCGGGCCTAATACCTTTTTGTTTGTTGCAAATACACTTGCAAATGTTCATAAAGCATGCGcgaaaaaaaatctgaaagcaCCTGATGAATTTCAAGTGTTTCTCAATGATCTTccaaataatgattttaacatGGTTTTTAAAATGACACCCGCATTCTATTCGAAGCTTGAAAATGATGAAGCTCTTGCAAGAACTTTGAAGTGTTTTGTATGCGGAGTGCCAGGTTCTTTCTATACTAGACTCTTTCCCAGTAAAAGTCTTCACTTTGTTCATTCGTCATATGGTGTTCACTGGCTCTCTCAG GTCCCTGAGAATCTGCTGGATAATAACAAAGGAAATGTCTATATTGCCAAAGCTAGTCCTCCGGGTGTTTATGAAgcatattttaatcaatataaaCGAGACTTGACGACATTTCTGCGCATGAGATCCGAAGAAATTATCCCTGATGGCCGCATGGTCTTAACACTCCTGGGTAGGAGAGCTTCAGATCCTGCCAGCAAAGATTGTTGTTATTTATACGAATTACTTGCTATGTCACTTCACGACTTGGTGGCTGAG GGTTCACTTCATGAGGAAGACATTAGCTCATTCAATCTACCGTTTTACACCCCAAGCCCCGACGAGTTGAAGACAATAATAGAATCTGAGAACTCCTTTTGTCTTGACAAACTTGAAACCTTTGAGGTTAAGTGGGATATGCGCGATGAAGATGAAATAATAAAGTCTGAGGATAGCAGTGGAAAGTTTATAGTGAAAACGGTGAGAGCTGTAATGGAACCATTGATTGCTAGTCATTTTGGGAATAGTTTCATGGACCAGATATTTGAGAGGTTTGCCAACCATGTCACTGAGCATCTCTCCCGTGGAGAGAAAGGTAGCTACTTCAATATTCTCGTCTCCTTGAGAAGGAAATGA
- the LOC108215554 gene encoding benzoate carboxyl methyltransferase, whose amino-acid sequence MELVNVLHMNAGDRECSYANTSALQKYVILKSAKVLEDTIEDYGTNGFSECFKLADLGCSSGPNTFLFVAKTLANVHKACAKKNLKAPDEFQVFLNDLPNNDFNTVFKMTPSFYSKLENDKALGRTLKCFVCGVPGSFYTRLFPRKSLNLVHSSYGLHWLSQVPENLLDNNKGNIYITKASPPGVYEAYFNQYKQDLTTFLRMRSEEIIPDGRVVLTILGRRASDPASKDCCYLYELLAMSLHDLVAEGSLHEEDISSFNLPIYTPSPDELKTIVESESSFCVDILETFEVKWDMRDEDEIIKSGDSSGKFMAKTARAVMEPLLASHFGNSFMDQIFERFDKHVNEHLSRGEKGSYFNILVSLRRK is encoded by the exons ATGGAGTTGGTAAATGTTCTGCACATGAATGCAGGTGATCGCGAATGTAGCTATGCCAACACCTCCGCTCTACAG AAATATGTGATATTGAAGTCTGCGAAAGTTTTAGAAGACACCATCGAAGATTATGGTACAAATGGTTTCTCCGAATGCTTCAAGCTGGCTGACTTGGGTTGCTCTTCCGGGCCTAATACCTTTTTGTTTGTTGCAAAAACACTTGCAAATGTTCATAAGGCATGCGCGAAGAAAAATCTGAAAGCGCCTGATGAATTTCAAGTGTTTCTAAACGATCTTccaaataatgattttaacacGGTTTTTAAAATGACACCCTCATTCTATTCGAAGCTTGAAAATGATAAAGCTCTTGGAAGAACTTTGAAGTGTTTTGTTTGCGGAGTGCCAGGTTCTTTCTATACAAGACTCTTTCCCAGAAAAAGCCTTAACTTGGTTCATTCATCATATGGCCTTCACTGGCTCTCTCAG GTCCCCGAGAATCTGCTGGATAATAACAAAGGAAATATCTACATAACAAAAGCTAGTCCTCCGGGTGTTTATGAAGCATATTTCAATCAATATAAACAAGACTTGACGACATTTTTGCGCATGAGATCTGAAGAAATTATCCCTGATGGCCGCGTGGTCTTAACAATCCTAGGTAGGAGAGCTTCAGATCCTGCCAGCAAAGATTGTTGTTATTTATACGAATTACTTGCTATGTCACTTCACGACTTGGTGGCTGAG GGTTCACTTCATGAGGAAGACATTAGCTCGTTCAATCTACCGATTTACACCCCAAGCCCCGACGAATTGAAGACAATTGTTGAATCTGAGAGCTCCTTTTGTGTTGACATACTGGAAACTTTTGAGGTTAAGTGGGATATGCGCGATGAAGATGAAATAATAAAGTCTGGGGATAGCAGTGGAAAGTTTATGGCGAAAACGGCGAGAGCTGTAATGGAACCATTGCTTGCTAGCCATTTTGGGAATAGTTTCATGGACCAGATATTTGAGAGGTTTGACAAGCATGTCAATGAGCATCTCTCCCGTGGAGAGAAAGGCAGCTACTTCAATATTCTCGTCTCCTTGAGAAGGAAATGA
- the LOC108215556 gene encoding protein ABA DEFICIENT 4, chloroplastic-like, giving the protein MASLSCLCSPPLFLKNDESRLAKKSLLAYTGKDQITTYSIKSVETDPFSRHPHSIKRKSRTEWSFKGGSRVITGPNIQSFARYRKNCGVFALWLTNPQIASSAFTLGTAAVLPYYTLMVVAPKSELTKKSIESGIPYVALGLLYGYLLYLSWTPDTMKLMFASEYWLPELSGIAKMFSSEMTLASAWIHLLAVDLFAARQVYHDGLENKIETRHSISLCLLFCPIGIISHVVTKALTKSTE; this is encoded by the exons ATGGCTTCCCTGTCTTGCCTCTGCAGTCCTCCTCTGTTTCTTAAG AACGATGAATCAAGACTGGCTAAAAAATCATTATTAGCCTATACAGGAAAGGACCAGATAACAACTTATTCTATCAAAAGTGTTGAAACTGACCCTTTTAGTCGACATCCACACAGCATAAAAAGAAAGAGTAGAACTGAATGGAGTTTCAAAGGAGGATCGAGGGTGATCACTGGACCAAATATTCAAAGCTTTGCTCGTTACAGAAAAAACTGTGGAGTGTTTGCTttat GGTTGACAAATCCTCAAATTGCAAGTAGTGCTTTCACCCTGGGAACTGCAGCTGTTCTTCCGTACTACACCCTTATGGTTGTAGCTCCGAAATCTGAGCTG ACCAAAAAGTCTATTGAAAGTGGCATACCATATGTTGCGCTTGGTCTTTTGTATGGTTACCTACTCTACCTCTCATGGACACCTGATACAATGAAGTTGATGTTTGCAAGCGAATATTGGCTCCCTGAG TTATCTGGCATAGCAAAGATGTTCTCCAGTGAGATGACACTAGCTTCTGCATGGATTCATTTGTTAGCTGTAGATCTCTTTGCTGCAAG GCAGGTTTATCATGATGGACTGGAGAACAAGATCGAGACCCGGCATTCAATTTCCCTCTGCTTACTTTTTTGTCCTATAGGAATTATATCTCATGTAGTCACCAAAGCACTAACCAAAAGTACAGAGTAA
- the LOC108218368 gene encoding uncharacterized protein LOC108218368: MEVRNDRDDHHPRHHQSPTPSKQGKAPINSVDTNSVTQRLQKELMSLMMSSDAGVSAFPEGESIFTWIGTIEGGRGTMYEGLSYKLSLRFPLDYPFKPPQVKFETMCFHPNVDQYGNICLDILQDKWSSAYDCRTILLSIQSLLGEPNIDSPLNSSAAALWNNQEDYRRMVHKNYMAGETFET, from the exons ATGGAGGTCCGTAACGACAGAGACGATCACCACCCTCGCCATCACCAATCTCCCACTCCGTCCAAGCAAGGCAAAGCTCCGATTAATTCGGTCGACACCAATTCCGTTACTCAGAG GTTACAAAAGGAGCTCATGTCTCTTATg ATGAGCAGTGATGCCGGAGTATCTGCCTTCCCTGAAGGGGAGAGCATCTTTACTTGGATCGGTACCATTGAAGGTGGTAGAGGAACTATGTATGAGGGTTTATCTTACAAGCTTTCTTTGCGATTTCCCCTTGATTATCCTTTCAAGCCTCCCCAAGTGAAGTTTGAGACAATGTGCTTCCATCCAAATGTTGACCAGTATGGGAATATTTGCCTTGACATTCTTCAG GACAAGTGGTCGTCAGCTTATGATTGCCGGACCATTCTTTTGTCCATTCAAAGTCTATTAGGAG AGCCCAATATTGATAGCCCTCTCAACAGCTCTGCTGCCGCACTTTGGAACAATCAAGAAG ATTACAGACGGATGGTGCACAAAAACTACATGGCTGGAGAAACATTCGAAACTTAA
- the LOC108218366 gene encoding beta-galactosidase 8, producing the protein MRGTECVMMLFVLLMVGDYATTTFGTTVTYDHRAIVIDGKRRVLVSGSIHYPRSTPDMWPDLIQKSKDGGLDVIETYVFWDLHEPVRNQFNFEGRNDLVKFLKLIADAGLYAHLRIGPYVCAEWNYGGFPLWLHFIPGIKFRTNNEPFKAEMKRFTAKIVDLMKQEKLYASQGGPIILSQIENEYGNVQSHYGAGAKPYVNWAAAMATSLNTGVPWVMCQQADTPDPLINTCNGFYCDGFTPNSPKKPKMWTENWSGWFLAFGGAVPYRPVEDLGFSVARFYQRGGTFQNYYMYHGGTNFGRSSGGPFISTSYDYDAPIDEYGLLRQPKWGHLKDLHKAVKLCEEAMVATDPTTTSLGTNLEASVYKSDSGSCSAYLANFGTSSDANVTFNGKSYYLPAWSVSILPDCKNVVFNTAKINSMATVPTFVRHSLGDETTSSKALGSGWSSIKEPVGISSKSAFTKSGLLEQINTTADKSDYMWYSLSTEVKGDESYLEDGSQTVLHVDSLGHVLHAFVNGNLEGSAIGSNGHPKVSLDVPVKLKRGTNKFDFLSLTVGLQNYGEFFDLSGAGVTGPVQLRGSTSGAAANLSSQQWTYQVGLKGEDLGLSSGTQSMWVEQPSLPAGQPLTWYKTTFDEPSGNNPIALDMTGMGKGEAWVNGQSIGRYWPTNIAPNSGCTDSCNYKGSYSSSKCLRNCGKPSQAMYHVPRSWLKPTDNILVLFEEIGGDPTKISFANRQVESLCSQVSESHPLPVDMWATDKMTEKASRPVVFLECPHSGQVISKIKFASFGTPNGMCGSFSHGQCSSKKALSVVHKACIGLKSCSIDVSVSTFGNPCRGVTKSLAVEASCS; encoded by the exons ATGAGAGGAACAGAGTGTGTGATGATGCTGTTTGTTTTGTTAATGGTGGGGGATTATGCAACGACGACGTTTGGAACTACGGTGACATATGATCATCGGGCTATTGTCATCGACGGCAAGCGGAGAGTGTTGGTTTCGGGTTCTATTCATTATCCTCGGAGCACTCCTGAT ATGTGGCCGGACTTGATTCAGAAATCGAAGGATGGAGGGTTGGATGTGATTGAGACTTATGTTTTCTGGGATTTGCATGAACCTGTCCGGAACCAG TTTAATTTTGAGGGGAGAAATGATTTGGTTAAGTTCTTGAAGTTGATTGCGGATGCTGGTCTATATGCTCATCTTCGAATTGGTCCTTATGTTTGTGCTGAGTGGAACTACGG AGGATTTCCGCTTTGGTTGCATTTTATACCTGGGATTAAGTTTAGGACAAATAACGAGCCATTCAAG GCGGAGATGAAGCGTTTTACTGCTAAGATTGTGGACTTGATGAAGCAAGAAAAACTTTATGCCTCACAAGGGGGACCGATTATTTTATCTCAG ATTGAAAATGAGTATGGAAATGTGCAATCTCACTATGGAGCTGGCGCCAAGCCATATGTTAACTGGGCAGCCGCAATGGCTACATCCCTCAATACAGGGGTTCCATGGGTGATGTGCCAGCAAGCAGACACTCCTGATCCACTC ATCAACACTTGCAATGGGTTTTATTGTGACGGGTTCACCCCTAATTCTCCTAAGAAGCCTAAAATGTGGACTGAAAATTGGAGTGGATG GTTTCTTGCATTTGGTGGTGCTGTCCCATATAGACCTGTCGAAGACCTTGGGTTTTCAGTGGCGCGCTTTTATCAGCGAGGTGGCACCTTTCAGAACTATTACATG TATCATGGTGGTACCAACTTTGGCCGATCATCTGGCGGCCCATTTATATCTACCAGCTACGATTACGATGCTCCTATTGATGAATATG GACTTCTCAGACAACCTAAATGGGGACACCTTAAGGATCTTCACAAGGCTGTAAAGCTCTGTGAAGAAGCAATGGTGGCAACTGATCCAACAACCACTTCCCTTGGTACAAATTTAGAG GCCAGTGTTTATAAATCAGATTCAGGTTCATGCTCTGCTTACCTTGCCAATTTTGGTACCAGTTCTGATGCAAATGTGACCTTTAATGGCAAATCATACTACTTGCCTGCATGGTCTGTAAGCATCTTACCTGACTGCAAGAATGTCGTCTTCAACACTGCAAAG ATCAACTCCATGGCCACAGTTCCAACATTTGTCAGACATTCTTTAGGAGATGAAACTACTTCTTCTAAAGCACTCGGATCTGGCTGGAGTTCAATCAAGGAACCTGTAGGTATTTCAAGTAAAAGTGCATTCACAAAATCTGGATTATTGGAGCAAATAAACACGACAGCTGATAAGAGTGACTATATGTGGTATTCGTTAAG CACCGAAGTAAAAGGTGATGAATCTTACCTTGAAGATGGATCTCAAACAGTTTTGCATGTGGATTCACTTGGTCATGTTCTTCATGCTTTTGTCAATGGTAATCTTGAAG GGAGTGCAATAGGAAGTAATGGTCATCCTAAAGTGTCCCTTGATGTTCCCGTCAAGCTCAAACGTGGAACAAATAAATTCGATTTCTTAAGTTTGACAGTGGGACTTCAG AATTATGGAGAATTTTTTGATTTGAGCGGTGCTGGGGTAACTGGTCCAGTGCAGCTTAGAGGCTCAACAAGTGGAGCTGCTGCTAATCTCTCGTCTCAGCAATGGACATATCAG GTTGGACTGAAAGGGGAAGACTTGGGCCTTTCCAGTGGAACTCAGTCTATGTGGGTAGAACAGCCCTCCTTGCCTGCAGGACAGCCATTAACATGGTACAAG ACAACTTTTGATGAGCCTAGTGGAAATAACCCGATTGCACTGGACATGACGGGAATGGGAAAAGGTGAAGCATGGGTAAATGGACAAAGCATCGGGCGTTATTGGCCAACGAACATTGCTCCAAACAGTGGTTGTACTGACTCTTGCAATTACAAGGGATCTTATAGTTCAAGCAAATGTCTTCGAAATTGTGGAAAACCATCCCAGGCAAT GTACCATGTTCCTCGCTCATGGTTGAAACCAACTGACAACATCCTAGTATTGTTCGAGGAAATAGGTGGTGATCCCACAAAGATCTCTTTTGCTAATAGACAGGTTGAAAGTTTGTGCTCACAAGTGTCAGAGTCTCACCCACTTCCAGTAGACATGTGGGCGACAGATAAAATGACTGAAAAGGCATCAAGACCAGTAGTTTTTCTGGAGTGTCCTCACTCTGGACAGGTCATTTCTAAGATAAAGTTTGCAAGCTTCGGAACACCTAACGGGATGTGTGGAAGTTTCAGCCATGGTCAGTGCAGCAGTAAGAAGGCTCTTTCTGTTGTGCATAAG GCTTGCATTGGCTTAAAAAGTTGCAGCATCGACGTATCAGTGTCAACTTTTGGGAATCCGTGTAGAGGAGTTACAAAGAGTTTAGCAGTAGAAGCTTCCTGTTCATGA
- the LOC108218367 gene encoding uncharacterized protein LOC108218367, whose protein sequence is MDMKRAFVLLAILLVFVSVECATAQGQGSGKDPANKYDVKKPLPGTTQVRAVCKTKASACFNTTLTCPSQCPDRKPKDKKGKGCFINCSSKCEATCKNRKPKCDGFGSLCYDPRFVGGDGVMFYFHGAKGSDFAVVSDNNLQINAHFIGSRPTGRTRDYTWVQALSVMFDSHTLVLAAKRVTNWDDKVESLTVKWDGEDVSIPTDGEAEWRINGEQREVVIERTDETNSVKVIVDGLVEIDLKVTPIGEKENKIHNYQLPSDDAFAHLETQFRFTNLSELVEGILGKTYRAGYVSPVKRGVPMPMMGGEDKYQTPSLYSPVCKVCRFQRDSSVATL, encoded by the exons ATGGATATGAAAAGGGCTTTCGTTTTACTGGCCATTCTTCTGGTTTTTGTATCTGTTGAATGTGCAACTGCTCAGGGGCAGGGTAGTGGTAAAGATCCTGCTAACAAATACGACGTCAAGAAGCCATTGCCAGGAACAACGCAGGTTCGGGCTGTGTGTAAGACAAAGGCTAGTGCATGTTTCAACACGACGTTGACCTGTCCATCTCAGTGTCCTGACAGGAAGCCTAAGGACAAGAAGGGGAAGGGATGCTTCATTAACTGCAGTAGCAAGTGTGAAGCTACTTGCAAGA ATAGAAAACCTAAATGTGATGGATTTGGCTCGTTGTGCTACGATCCTAGGTTTGTTGGCGGTGATGGAGTGATGTTTTACTTCCATGGAGCCAAGGGAAGCGACTTTGCAGTTGTTTCAGACAACAATCTGCAGATCAATGCACATTTCATTGGCAGCCGGCCTACAGGAAGGACACGTGATTATACATGGGTTCAGGCTCTCTCAGTCATGTTCGACAGCCACACTCTAGTCCTTGCAGCTAAAAGAGTTACCAACTGGGATGACAAGGTGGAGTCTCTTACTGTCAAGTGGGATGGGGAGGATGTCAGCATCCCCACTGATGGAGAAGCTGAATGGAGGATCAATGGTGAACAGAGAGAAGTGGTTATTGAAAGAACAGACGAAACCAACTCAGTAAAAGTCATTGTTGATGGACTAGTGGAGATCGATCTGAAGGTGACCCCCAtaggagaaaaagaaaacaagattCACAACTACCAGCTACCATCAGATGATGCTTTTGCTCACCTGGAAACACAATTCAGGTTTACTAATCTATCAGAACTCGTCGAGGGAATCCTGGGAAAGACTTATCGGGCTGGTTATGTGAGCCCTGTGAAGAGAGGGGTGCCCATGCCAATGATGGGAGGAGAGGACAAGTACCAAACCCCATCTCTTTACTCTCCAGTCTGCAAAGTATGCAGGTTTCAGAGAGATTCTTCTGTTGCTACACTGTAG
- the LOC108217100 gene encoding uncharacterized protein LOC108217100 has product MARKAAFILVGILVVFVAMEAVTVLGQGSGNYDDQNAETGIDGSSNAGGNEEVQSDDQNVSGGNGNGNGNGNGNEGSGNGNGNGNGNGNGGGGNGNGNGNGNGNGGGGNGNGNGNGNGNGGNGNGNGNGNGNGGSGNGNGNGNGNGGSGNGNGNGNGNGNGLDGDGNGNGNGNGNGNGNGNGNGNGNGNGNGNGNGNGNGNGNGNGNSGSGNGNGNGNGNGNGNGDGNGNGNGDGNDNNNDDENNNGNDNDDNKNGNNDASNKYDVKKPEPGSRKEQAVCKSKGSCYNTTLTCPSQCPERKPKNKKNKGCFIDCNTKCEATCRNRKPNCDGYGSVCYDPRFVGGDGVMFYFHGAKGRDFAIVSDTNLQINAHFIGTRPIGRRRDFTWVQALSVMFDSHTLVLAAKRVSKWDDNVESLIVRWDGEDVNIPTDGEAEWRINSQQKEVVIERTDDTNTVKLSVDGLVEIDVKVTPIGEKENNVHNYQLPSDDAFAHLETQFKFFSLSDRVEGVLGKTYRTDYISPVKRGVLMPLMGGEDKYRTPSLYSPLCKVCLFQRQSAPSAAFSIM; this is encoded by the exons ATGGCTCGAAAAGCTGCATTCATTTTGGTAGGCATACTTGTAGTTTTTGTAGCCATGGAGGCCGTCACTGTTTTAGGTCAAGGAAGCGGGAACTATGATGATCAAAATGCTGAGACAGGGATTGATGGAAGTAGTAATGCTGGTGGCAATGAAGAAGTACAAAGCGATGACCAGAATGTAAGCGGTGGCAACGGGAATGGGAATGGAAATGGTAATGGCAACGAGGGAAGCGGAAATGGGAATGGCAATGGTAACGGGAATGGGAATGGAGGCGGTGGAAATGGGAATGGCAATGGTAACGGGAATGGGAATGGAGGCGGTGGAAATGGGAATGGCAATGGTAATGGAAATGGTAATGGTGGTAATGGCAACGGTAATGGTAATGGAAATGGTAATGGTGGAAGTGGAAATGGAAATGGGAATGGCAATGGAAATGGTGGAAGTGGAAATGGAAACGGTAATGGCAACGGAAATGGTAATGGACTTGATGGCGATGGTAATGGCAATGGGAATGGTAACGGCAATGGCAATGGGAATGGGAACGGTAACGGCAATGGCAATGGGAATGGGAACGGTAATGGCAATGGAAATGGCAACGGCAACGGGAATGGCAATGGCAACAGTGGTAGTGGCAATGGAAACGGCAATGGGAATGGTAATGGAAACGGGAATGGAGATGGCAACGGAAATGGAAATGGTGACGGGAATGACAACAACAACGATGATGAAAACAACAACGGAAATGATAATGACGACAACAAAAACGGCAACAACGATGCTTCTAACAAATATGACGTAAAGAAACCCGAGCCAGGCTCACGCAAGGAACAAGCTGTATGCAAAAGTAAAGGCTCATGTTACAACACCACCTTAACTTGCCCATCTCAATGCCCTGAGAGGAAGCCcaagaacaagaaaaacaagGGATGCTTCATCGACTGCAATACCAAATGTGAAGCCACCTGCAGAA ACAGAAAACCTAACTGCGATGGATACGGTTCAGTGTGCTACGATCCTCGATTTGTTGGCGGTGATGGAGTGATGTTCTACTTTCACGGAGCCAAGGGACGCGACTTTGCTATTGTCTCAGACACCAATTTACAGATCAATGCTCACTTCATTGGCACTCGGCCTATTGGAAGGCGCCGCGATTTCACATGGGTCCAGGCCCTCTCAGTCATGTTCGACAGCCACACTCTAGTCCTCGCAGCCAAAAGAGTCTCAAAATGGGATGACAATGTCGAGTCCCTCATCGTGAGGTGGGACGGGGAGGATGTCAATATCCCCACCGACGGAGAGGCCGAATGGAGGATCAACAGCCAACAAAAAGAAGTGGTCATTGAAAGAACCGACGACACCAACACGGTTAAACTAAGTGTCGATGGCCTCGTGGAGATCGATGTCAAGGTGACCCCGATTGGAGAAAAGGAGAACAATGTTCACAACTATCAGTTACCATCAGACGATGCTTTTGCTCATCTGGAGACGCAGTTCAAGTTTTTCAGCTTATCGGATCGCGTAGAGGGAGTTCTGGGAAAGACTTATAGGACAGACTACATCAGTCCGGTTAAGAGAGGAGTGCTGATGCCACTAATGGGAGGGGAAGACAAGTATCGAACTCCGTCTCTTTACTCTCCGCTCTGCAAGGTTTGCTTGTTTCAGAGACAATCTGCACCATCTGCTGCATTTTCTAttatgtaa